In Bacteroides sp. AN502(2024), one genomic interval encodes:
- a CDS encoding Nif3-like dinuclear metal center hexameric protein, whose product MKIKEIVSALERFAPLPLQDGIDNAGLQIGLTEVEATGALLCLDVTEAVLDEAIALGYNLIISHHPLIFKGYKSITGKDYVERCILKAIKNDIVIYSAHTNLDNAQGGVNYKIAEKIGLKNLKVLEPKENSLIKLVTFVPDAQADSVREALFVAGCGNIGNYDSCSYNLRGEGTFRAKEGTHPFCGTIGELHHENEVRIETILPIYKKAEAVKALLAAHPYEEPAFDIYPLLNDWAQAGSGIVGELDEPAAEPEFLKRIKKIFEVRCLRHNKLKGREIRKVALCGGAGAFLLPQAIRSGADVFITGEIKYHDYFGHEEDILMAEIGHYESEQYTKEIFYSIIRDLFPNFALQLSKINTNPIKYL is encoded by the coding sequence ATGAAAATTAAGGAAATAGTAAGCGCCCTTGAACGATTCGCACCTCTGCCATTGCAAGACGGCATTGATAATGCCGGCCTGCAAATCGGATTGACAGAAGTGGAAGCAACAGGGGCTTTGTTGTGTCTTGACGTTACCGAAGCTGTGTTGGATGAAGCTATCGCGTTGGGGTATAATCTTATTATATCGCATCATCCGCTTATTTTTAAAGGTTATAAATCTATCACGGGTAAAGATTATGTGGAACGCTGCATACTGAAAGCAATAAAAAATGATATTGTGATCTATTCTGCACATACTAATCTCGATAATGCACAGGGGGGAGTCAATTACAAGATAGCAGAGAAAATAGGCTTGAAGAATTTGAAAGTGCTCGAACCGAAAGAAAACAGTCTGATTAAACTGGTGACTTTCGTTCCTGATGCACAAGCCGATAGTGTGCGTGAAGCACTGTTTGTAGCCGGGTGTGGAAACATAGGTAACTATGATTCATGCAGTTACAATCTGAGAGGAGAGGGGACTTTCCGGGCAAAAGAGGGAACGCATCCTTTCTGTGGAACAATCGGTGAATTGCATCATGAAAATGAAGTAAGGATTGAAACCATTCTTCCTATATATAAGAAAGCGGAAGCTGTGAAGGCTTTATTGGCTGCCCATCCTTATGAGGAACCGGCATTCGACATCTATCCGTTATTGAACGACTGGGCGCAGGCGGGTTCGGGAATTGTCGGTGAATTGGATGAGCCAGCGGCAGAACCCGAATTTTTGAAACGTATCAAGAAGATATTCGAAGTGAGATGTCTACGTCACAACAAGTTGAAGGGAAGAGAGATACGGAAAGTGGCATTGTGTGGTGGTGCAGGTGCATTTTTGCTTCCACAGGCAATCCGGTCGGGAGCGGATGTTTTTATTACCGGTGAAATTAAATATCATGATTATTTCGGTCACGAAGAAGATATTCTGATGGCGGAGATTGGTCATTATGAAAGCGAACAATATACAAAAGAAATTTTTTATTCCATAATTCGGGATTTATTTCCTAATTTTGCACTCCAATTGAGTAAGATAAATACGAATCCCATAAAATATTTATAA
- a CDS encoding zinc ribbon domain-containing protein, whose translation MAREAKKDPNELTVEQKLKTLFQLQTMLSKIDEIKTLRGELPLEVQDLEDEIAGLSTRIDKIKAEVDELKSAIAGKRVEIETAKASVEKYKSQQDNVRNNREYDFLTKEIEFQTLEIELCEKRIKEYSANKEEKEAEVTKNDQILNERKKDLEQKKSELDEIISETKQEEEKLRDKAKDLETKIEPRLLQSFKRIRKNSRNGLGIVYVQRDACGGCFNKIPPQRQLDIRSRKKVIVCEYCGRIMIDPELAGVQIDHKVEEAPATTTKRAIRRKTAE comes from the coding sequence ATGGCTAGAGAAGCAAAAAAAGATCCGAATGAATTGACGGTAGAACAGAAACTGAAGACACTGTTCCAACTGCAAACGATGTTGTCTAAGATTGATGAAATCAAGACATTGAGAGGTGAACTTCCGTTGGAGGTACAAGACCTTGAAGATGAAATTGCCGGGTTGAGTACCCGTATCGACAAGATCAAAGCAGAAGTGGATGAACTGAAATCCGCTATTGCCGGCAAGAGAGTAGAAATCGAAACAGCCAAGGCTTCAGTAGAAAAATATAAATCACAACAAGATAATGTTCGCAACAACCGTGAATATGACTTCTTGACGAAGGAAATCGAATTCCAGACATTGGAAATCGAACTTTGTGAAAAGAGAATCAAGGAATATTCTGCTAATAAAGAAGAAAAAGAGGCTGAAGTGACAAAGAACGATCAGATTCTTAACGAGAGAAAGAAAGACTTGGAGCAGAAAAAGAGCGAACTGGATGAAATTATCTCGGAAACCAAGCAGGAAGAAGAGAAACTGAGAGATAAGGCTAAAGACTTGGAAACGAAGATTGAACCACGTCTGTTGCAGTCTTTCAAACGTATTCGTAAGAATTCTCGCAACGGATTGGGTATTGTGTATGTGCAACGTGACGCATGTGGTGGTTGTTTTAACAAAATTCCGCCCCAAAGACAACTGGATATCCGTTCTCGTAAGAAAGTGATCGTTTGTGAATATTGCGGACGTATTATGATTGACCCGGAATTAGCTGGTGTACAAATCGATCATAAGGTAGAAGAAGCTCCGGCAACTACTACCAAAAGAGCTATCAGAAGAAAAACTGCTGAATAA
- a CDS encoding type I restriction enzyme HsdR N-terminal domain-containing protein, which translates to MLSLNLPAFDAKINVRNGKNVIFDVIRKRYVALTPEEWVRQHFVHFLIAHKGYPTGLLANEVMVKLNGTTKRCDTVLYRRDLSARMIVEYKAPHIEITQAVFDQITRYNMVLKVDYLIVSNGMNHYCCRMDYKNQSYIFLKDIPDYQSL; encoded by the coding sequence ATGTTATCGTTAAACCTACCAGCATTCGACGCTAAAATAAACGTACGAAACGGAAAAAATGTAATTTTCGATGTAATTCGCAAACGATATGTCGCTCTTACCCCTGAAGAATGGGTACGGCAACACTTTGTTCACTTTCTTATTGCACACAAAGGATATCCGACCGGCCTTCTGGCCAATGAAGTAATGGTAAAGTTGAACGGTACTACCAAACGATGCGACACCGTACTTTATCGGAGGGATTTGTCAGCTCGGATGATTGTGGAATATAAAGCACCACATATCGAAATCACACAGGCTGTTTTCGATCAGATCACCCGATATAATATGGTATTGAAAGTAGATTATCTGATTGTCAGCAACGGAATGAACCATTATTGCTGCCGGATGGATTATAAAAATCAGAGTTATATTTTTCTGAAAGACATTCCAGACTACCAATCATTATAA
- a CDS encoding AMP nucleosidase: MKTKEEIVANWLPRYTKRNLEDFGKYILLTNFNKYVEIFANQFNVPILGRDANMISASAKGITMINFGMGSPNAAIIMDLLGAIQPKACLFLGKCGGIDKKNQLGDLILPIAAIRGEGTSNDYFPPEVPALPAFMLQRAVSSSIRDKGRDYWTGTVYTTNRRIWEHDDAFKEYLKKTRAMAVDMETATLFSCGFANHIPTGALLLVSDQPMTPDGVKTDRSDNLVTRNYVEEHVEIGIASLRMIIDEKKTVKHLKFDW, translated from the coding sequence ATGAAAACAAAAGAAGAAATCGTAGCTAATTGGCTGCCCCGTTACACAAAACGTAATCTGGAGGATTTTGGAAAATATATTCTGTTGACTAACTTCAACAAGTACGTCGAAATTTTCGCAAATCAGTTTAATGTTCCCATCTTAGGAAGGGATGCGAATATGATTTCTGCTTCTGCCAAAGGCATCACTATGATTAACTTTGGTATGGGAAGCCCTAACGCTGCTATCATCATGGACTTGCTGGGCGCTATTCAACCCAAAGCCTGTCTGTTTTTGGGAAAATGTGGTGGCATCGACAAGAAAAACCAGCTTGGCGACTTGATCCTTCCCATTGCAGCTATCCGTGGAGAGGGAACTTCCAACGATTATTTCCCTCCTGAAGTTCCTGCATTACCTGCATTTATGTTGCAGCGTGCCGTTTCTTCATCCATCCGTGACAAAGGCCGTGACTATTGGACCGGTACTGTATATACCACTAACCGTCGTATCTGGGAACATGATGATGCATTCAAAGAATATTTGAAAAAGACTCGGGCTATGGCAGTTGATATGGAAACCGCAACATTATTCAGTTGTGGCTTTGCCAATCATATTCCTACCGGTGCATTATTATTGGTGTCCGATCAGCCAATGACTCCCGATGGAGTAAAAACAGATAGAAGTGATAATTTGGTTACCAGAAATTATGTAGAAGAGCATGTTGAAATAGGTATTGCGTCTTTGCGTATGATTATTGATGAAAAGAAAACTGTTAAACACTTGAAATTCGACTGGTAA
- the holA gene encoding DNA polymerase III subunit delta — MAKQELTCDDILKELRAKQYRPIYYLMGEESYYIDLIADYITDNVLSETEKEFNLTVVYGADVDVATIINAAKRYPMMSEHQVVVVKEAQAVRNMEELSYYLQKPLLSTILVICHKHGTLDRRKKLAAEVDKVGVLFESKKIKDAQLPGFIASYMKRKGVDMEPKATAILADFVGSDLSRLTGELEKLIITLPVGEKRVTSEQIEKNIGISKDYNNFELRSALVEKDILKANKIIKYFEENPKTNPIQMTLSLLFSFYSNLMLAYYAPDKSEQGIANMLGLKTTWQARDYMAAMRKYSGVKTMQIVGEIRYADAKSKGVQNSSMTDGDILRELVFKILH, encoded by the coding sequence ATGGCAAAACAAGAACTGACCTGTGATGACATTCTCAAAGAATTGAGAGCCAAACAGTATCGTCCTATCTATTATCTGATGGGAGAAGAGTCGTATTATATCGACTTGATCGCAGATTACATAACGGATAATGTGTTGAGCGAAACGGAAAAAGAATTCAACCTGACTGTTGTATATGGAGCTGATGTGGACGTGGCAACGATAATAAATGCCGCAAAGCGTTATCCTATGATGTCGGAACACCAAGTAGTAGTAGTTAAGGAAGCGCAGGCGGTACGCAATATGGAAGAGTTGTCGTACTATCTTCAAAAGCCTTTGCTTTCCACCATTTTAGTGATATGCCATAAACATGGAACGTTGGATCGTAGAAAGAAACTGGCTGCCGAGGTGGACAAAGTTGGCGTGCTGTTCGAATCTAAAAAAATCAAGGATGCGCAACTTCCAGGTTTTATAGCTTCGTATATGAAACGGAAAGGAGTTGATATGGAGCCCAAGGCAACTGCTATACTTGCTGATTTTGTAGGTTCAGATTTGAGTCGCTTGACCGGAGAACTTGAAAAGTTAATTATCACTTTACCTGTCGGAGAAAAACGCGTAACTTCTGAACAGATAGAAAAAAACATAGGTATAAGCAAAGACTATAATAACTTTGAATTGCGAAGCGCTTTAGTGGAAAAGGATATATTGAAAGCAAATAAGATAATAAAATATTTTGAGGAAAATCCGAAAACTAATCCGATCCAAATGACTTTATCTTTATTATTCAGTTTTTATTCCAACCTAATGCTGGCTTATTATGCACCTGATAAATCAGAGCAAGGGATTGCAAATATGCTAGGACTAAAAACTACTTGGCAGGCTCGGGATTATATGGCAGCAATGCGAAAATATAGCGGAGTAAAGACCATGCAGATTGTTGGAGAAATACGATATGCTGATGCAAAATCTAAAGGAGTCCAAAATAGTTCTATGACAGATGGAGATATTCTTCGTGAATTAGTGTTCAAAATTTTGCATTAA
- the tnpB gene encoding IS66 family insertion sequence element accessory protein TnpB (TnpB, as the term is used for proteins encoded by IS66 family insertion elements, is considered an accessory protein, since TnpC, encoded by a neighboring gene, is a DDE family transposase.), translating to MFSLNDSMRYLLYNRPTDMRKSFHTLSGIITDAMGQDPCNGNVYIFINRARDRIKLLHWEPGGMVLYSKLLEAGTLGKPDSANDNEVCTNIEWRELVMIVEGIMEARDSRRTRLENLQKLRK from the coding sequence ATGTTCAGCCTTAATGACAGTATGCGCTATCTGTTGTATAACCGCCCGACTGATATGCGCAAAAGCTTCCATACCCTCAGCGGTATCATCACCGACGCCATGGGTCAGGACCCCTGTAACGGCAACGTGTATATCTTCATAAACCGTGCCCGTGACCGTATAAAACTCCTGCATTGGGAGCCTGGCGGCATGGTGTTATATTCCAAACTTCTGGAAGCCGGTACCTTAGGTAAACCTGATTCTGCCAACGACAATGAGGTCTGTACAAATATAGAATGGCGGGAACTTGTCATGATAGTGGAGGGTATCATGGAAGCCCGTGACTCCCGTCGCACGAGACTTGAAAACCTGCAGAAACTTCGAAAATAG
- a CDS encoding IS66 family transposase has protein sequence MLTEEQEKALLEELEQLRQDKAALISRVSSLEQSLYWLRKKVFGRMSEKNLPLDPNQLFLFSKAEMSSMEISRMEEEVRKSDEEITRTIKVKEKPARKPLDTSSLAVEVVDLYPEGTTDEEGRLKDDFIEIGKEESSRLERVPAKLYILKTVRHKVISKSDMEKYPEERQILIHPLPLVPVSKCMAGASVLTDIIIGKFMYHLPFYRLIQQYRESGISISESTMCGWYEMAVEKLRLLYNLLKQKILSSEYIQVDESVIPVLDNEKHKAKKGYEWCVRDGITGDVMFHYDRGSRSGTVARELLGCYHGIVQCDGYAAYEQFEQVKGITMVGCWAHVRRKYVDALEENRTLATQAIHYIGKLYKIESEANDAGLTAEERKEKRISEAYPLILEFEKWLQDTYLRVLPKSRMGKAIEYTYTLLPRLSRYVNDGRIEIDDNRIENAIRPLALGRKNYLFCGNDASAYRAAIVYSLISTCKSAEVDPRIWMEDVLSKIPYYERDEKNMEELLPRNWVKSNQTCSE, from the coding sequence ATGCTTACGGAGGAACAGGAAAAAGCCTTATTGGAAGAATTAGAGCAGCTCCGTCAGGATAAAGCGGCGCTTATCAGCAGGGTTTCCTCACTGGAACAGTCGCTGTACTGGCTTCGGAAAAAAGTCTTTGGCCGGATGAGCGAGAAGAATCTTCCGCTTGATCCCAACCAACTGTTCCTGTTCTCAAAAGCTGAAATGTCCTCCATGGAAATATCCCGGATGGAGGAGGAAGTCCGCAAAAGCGATGAAGAAATCACCAGAACCATAAAAGTCAAGGAGAAGCCGGCCCGCAAGCCCTTGGATACATCTTCTCTTGCGGTAGAGGTTGTTGATCTTTACCCCGAAGGGACAACAGACGAGGAAGGCAGGCTTAAGGATGATTTCATTGAAATCGGAAAGGAAGAGAGTTCACGCCTGGAACGTGTTCCGGCAAAATTGTATATCCTGAAGACTGTCCGTCACAAAGTGATAAGTAAGTCCGATATGGAGAAATACCCCGAGGAAAGACAGATCCTGATTCACCCTCTACCTCTTGTTCCGGTCAGTAAATGTATGGCAGGCGCCTCGGTCCTGACAGACATTATCATCGGCAAGTTCATGTATCATCTCCCGTTCTATCGTCTGATACAGCAGTATCGCGAATCAGGAATCAGCATAAGCGAATCTACCATGTGCGGATGGTATGAAATGGCGGTGGAGAAACTCAGGTTGCTGTACAACCTGCTCAAACAGAAGATACTCTCCAGTGAGTATATACAAGTGGACGAGAGTGTCATTCCTGTGCTGGACAATGAGAAACATAAGGCGAAAAAGGGGTATGAGTGGTGCGTACGCGACGGCATCACGGGGGACGTCATGTTCCATTATGACCGTGGCAGCCGTTCGGGGACTGTAGCCCGTGAACTGCTGGGATGTTACCATGGCATTGTGCAATGTGACGGCTATGCAGCTTACGAACAGTTTGAGCAGGTGAAAGGAATCACTATGGTCGGCTGTTGGGCACATGTCAGAAGGAAGTACGTGGATGCCCTGGAAGAGAACAGGACCCTGGCCACACAGGCAATACACTACATCGGCAAGTTGTACAAGATAGAATCTGAAGCCAATGATGCAGGGCTCACAGCTGAAGAGCGTAAGGAAAAACGTATCAGTGAGGCCTATCCGCTGATACTTGAATTTGAAAAGTGGCTGCAGGACACCTATCTTAGAGTGCTTCCTAAAAGCCGTATGGGTAAAGCCATCGAATATACGTACACGCTCCTTCCAAGACTTTCCAGATACGTAAACGACGGAAGAATCGAAATTGATGACAACCGTATAGAAAATGCCATAAGACCTTTGGCTTTGGGAAGAAAGAACTATCTGTTCTGCGGAAACGATGCATCAGCATACAGGGCTGCCATCGTATACTCACTGATTTCAACCTGCAAATCAGCAGAAGTAGACCCCAGAATCTGGATGGAAGATGTCCTGAGCAAAATTCCATATTATGAAAGGGATGAGAAGAATATGGAAGAACTTCTACCACGTAATTGGGTAAAATCCAATCAAACTTGTTCCGAATAG
- a CDS encoding helix-turn-helix domain-containing protein produces the protein MEIKDRIRMIMEREKVPPRVFAETIGVQQSTLSHILNDRNKPSLEVVMKVHQKYDYINLEWLLYGKGEMMVSEEGTSFSSSNQNYLPSLFDENPVNPSKEPTLLENRKEMPLRNTQNAHQEIVNQDIRYIEKPARKITEIRIFFDDNTYETFRPEK, from the coding sequence ATGGAAATAAAGGACAGAATAAGAATGATAATGGAAAGAGAAAAAGTTCCTCCTAGAGTTTTTGCTGAAACAATTGGAGTGCAACAATCTACTCTCTCTCACATTTTGAACGATCGGAATAAACCCAGTTTAGAGGTCGTCATGAAGGTGCATCAAAAGTATGACTATATAAACCTTGAATGGTTACTTTATGGTAAGGGTGAAATGATGGTATCGGAAGAAGGAACTTCCTTTTCTTCCTCTAACCAGAATTATCTACCTTCTTTATTCGACGAGAATCCTGTAAATCCGTCCAAAGAGCCGACTCTTCTGGAAAATCGCAAGGAAATGCCATTAAGAAATACCCAAAATGCCCATCAAGAGATTGTAAATCAGGATATTAGGTATATAGAAAAGCCTGCTAGAAAAATCACAGAAATAAGAATATTTTTCGATGATAACACCTATGAGACGTTTCGACCTGAAAAATAA
- a CDS encoding dihydroorotate dehydrogenase electron transfer subunit: protein MKKFILDLTVTENIRLHANYVLLKLTSQSLLPEMLPGQFAELRVDGSPTTFLRRPISINFVDKQRNEVWFLIQLVGDGTRRLADVSPGGTINVVLPLGNAYTIPLEASDKLLLVGGGVGTAPMLYLGEQLVKKGHKPTFLLGARSDKDLLQLEEFAKYGEVYTTTEDGSHGEKGYVTQHSILNKVRFEQIYTCGPKPMMMAVAKYAKSNQIECEVSLENTMACGIGACLCCVENTTEGHLCVCKEGPVFNINKLLWQI from the coding sequence ATGAAGAAATTTATTTTAGATCTGACAGTGACCGAGAATATCAGATTGCATGCAAACTATGTATTGCTAAAATTGACCTCTCAGTCATTACTGCCCGAAATGTTACCTGGACAGTTTGCCGAACTCCGTGTGGATGGTTCGCCTACTACATTCTTACGGCGTCCCATTTCTATTAATTTTGTAGATAAACAGCGAAATGAGGTCTGGTTTCTAATCCAGCTGGTTGGTGATGGAACAAGACGTTTGGCAGATGTTAGTCCCGGTGGAACAATAAATGTAGTGCTTCCGCTGGGAAATGCATATACAATACCTTTGGAGGCTTCTGATAAGCTCTTATTAGTTGGTGGAGGTGTCGGAACAGCACCTATGCTTTATTTAGGTGAGCAGTTGGTTAAAAAGGGGCATAAACCTACATTCCTGTTAGGTGCCCGCAGCGATAAAGATCTGTTGCAGTTAGAAGAGTTTGCCAAATATGGAGAGGTGTATACTACTACGGAAGATGGTAGCCATGGAGAAAAAGGATATGTTACTCAACATTCTATATTAAATAAGGTACGGTTTGAGCAGATTTATACTTGTGGCCCCAAACCGATGATGATGGCTGTGGCAAAATATGCCAAGAGCAATCAGATAGAATGTGAAGTATCTTTGGAAAATACAATGGCTTGTGGTATCGGAGCATGTTTATGCTGTGTGGAAAATACGACAGAAGGTCATTTATGTGTATGTAAAGAAGGTCCTGTTTTTAATATAAATAAACTACTATGGCAGATTTGA
- a CDS encoding dihydroorotate dehydrogenase, translating into MADLSVNIGELRMKNPVMTASGTFGYGEEFSDFIDIARIGGIIVKGTTLHKREGNPYPRMAETPSGMLNAVGLQNKGVDYFVKHIYPRIKDIQTNMIVNVSGAAIEDYVKTAEIINELDKITAIELNISCPNVKQGGMAFGVSAKGASEVVKAVRSVYKKTLIVKLSPNVTDITEIARAAEESGADSVSLINTLLGMAIDAERKRPILSTITGGMSGAAVKPIALRMVWQVAKEVNIPVIGLGGIMNWKDAVEFMLAGATAIQIGTANFIDPAVTIKVEDGINNYLERHGCKSVKEIIGALEV; encoded by the coding sequence ATGGCAGATTTGAGTGTAAACATTGGTGAATTACGAATGAAAAACCCGGTGATGACAGCATCCGGTACATTTGGATATGGTGAAGAGTTCTCCGACTTCATTGATATAGCGCGAATAGGCGGTATTATTGTAAAAGGGACTACTCTTCACAAACGTGAAGGAAACCCTTATCCGCGTATGGCGGAGACTCCTTCCGGGATGTTAAATGCTGTGGGACTGCAAAATAAGGGTGTTGATTACTTTGTGAAGCATATATATCCCCGTATAAAAGACATCCAAACGAATATGATTGTAAACGTTTCAGGAGCTGCTATCGAAGATTATGTAAAAACAGCTGAAATCATTAATGAGCTTGACAAAATTACTGCTATAGAATTAAACATCTCTTGCCCTAATGTGAAGCAAGGTGGTATGGCTTTTGGTGTGTCAGCAAAAGGAGCTTCAGAAGTAGTAAAAGCTGTGCGTTCAGTTTACAAAAAGACACTTATCGTAAAACTCTCCCCAAACGTTACGGACATCACTGAAATAGCTCGTGCAGCAGAAGAAAGTGGTGCAGATAGTGTGTCATTAATCAATACATTGCTGGGTATGGCGATTGATGCGGAACGTAAACGCCCTATTTTATCAACTATAACAGGCGGAATGTCGGGAGCAGCCGTAAAACCGATCGCGTTACGTATGGTATGGCAGGTTGCTAAGGAGGTAAATATTCCTGTCATTGGATTGGGAGGTATTATGAACTGGAAGGATGCTGTCGAATTTATGCTTGCAGGTGCGACAGCCATCCAGATTGGTACAGCAAATTTCATAGATCCTGCTGTTACTATCAAAGTGGAAGATGGTATAAATAATTACTTAGAAAGACACGGATGTAAGTCTGTAAAGGAAATAATTGGTGCGCTTGAGGTATAA
- a CDS encoding transposase, with translation MAKIEKISEIHPTLGFTEFDILEKYRKSFHESELGRLHSVFPFDRMAKAAGLSEQRLGRRNIFSPSAKIALMVLKAYTGFSDRKLLEHLNGNIHYQMFCGIMIPPSLPITNFKIVSGIRNEIASRLDIDSFQEILASHWKPYLDNLHVCMTDATCYESHMRFPTDMKLLWESIEWLYRHICRHCRDLGIRRPRNKYRNVAESYLSYCKKRKRRASRTRMLKRRMIKLLEKLLSQRDGLHSEYGALLRYTQDYHKRLSIIRKVLVQEKEMFEGRKVSDRIISIDRHYVRPIVRGKETKSVEFGAKVNNIQIDGISFIEHLSFKAFNEGIRLKDCIRMQQKLMNVRVRCVAADSIYANNANRKFCTKYGISTSFVRKGREGKDEPLRKLLRSELSKERATRLEGSFGTQKQHYSLARIKARNKKTEILWIFFGIHTANAILMIDKIRNRTGKAA, from the coding sequence ATGGCTAAGATAGAAAAAATTTCAGAAATCCACCCAACTTTGGGCTTTACAGAATTTGATATTCTGGAAAAATACCGCAAGAGTTTTCATGAGAGTGAGCTTGGCAGGCTTCATTCGGTCTTTCCATTTGATCGTATGGCAAAAGCCGCAGGCCTGTCTGAACAACGTTTGGGCCGCAGGAACATATTCAGTCCTTCCGCAAAGATCGCCCTTATGGTCCTGAAGGCATACACCGGATTCTCCGACAGGAAACTGTTGGAACATCTGAACGGGAACATACACTACCAGATGTTCTGTGGAATCATGATCCCCCCGTCCCTTCCCATAACCAACTTCAAGATAGTCAGTGGCATCCGTAATGAGATAGCATCCCGCCTTGACATTGATTCCTTCCAGGAGATCCTGGCTTCACACTGGAAACCTTATCTTGATAACCTTCACGTCTGCATGACCGATGCCACATGCTATGAGAGCCACATGCGTTTTCCTACGGACATGAAACTCCTTTGGGAAAGCATCGAATGGCTCTACAGGCATATATGCCGGCATTGCAGGGATCTGGGCATAAGGCGTCCGCGCAACAAATACAGGAATGTGGCGGAATCCTATCTGTCCTACTGCAAGAAAAGAAAGAGGAGAGCTTCAAGGACAAGAATGCTTAAGCGCCGTATGATCAAGCTTCTTGAAAAGCTCCTCAGTCAAAGGGATGGGCTCCATAGCGAGTACGGTGCTTTACTCCGATATACACAGGATTACCATAAGCGTCTTTCCATCATCAGAAAGGTGCTTGTACAGGAAAAGGAAATGTTTGAAGGGCGAAAAGTCAGTGACCGCATCATAAGCATCGACCGTCATTATGTACGTCCCATCGTCAGAGGCAAGGAAACCAAGTCCGTCGAGTTCGGTGCAAAGGTCAATAATATACAGATAGACGGCATATCGTTCATCGAACACCTCTCGTTCAAGGCTTTCAATGAGGGGATACGCTTGAAGGACTGTATCCGTATGCAGCAGAAGCTGATGAATGTAAGGGTAAGATGTGTGGCTGCCGATTCCATATATGCCAATAATGCCAACAGAAAGTTCTGTACTAAATATGGGATATCCACATCCTTTGTGCGCAAGGGAAGGGAGGGCAAAGATGAGCCTTTGAGGAAGCTGCTTAGAAGCGAACTCTCAAAAGAAAGGGCCACACGGCTTGAAGGAAGCTTCGGCACTCAAAAGCAACATTACTCGCTCGCAAGGATAAAGGCAAGGAACAAGAAGACGGAAATCCTGTGGATTTTCTTCGGAATACATACAGCAAATGCCATACTGATGATTGACAAGATCAGGAACAGAACGGGGAAAGCTGCATGA
- the trmD gene encoding tRNA (guanosine(37)-N1)-methyltransferase TrmD has translation MRIDIITVLPQMIEGFFDCSIMKRAQDKGLAEIHIHNLRDYTEDKYRRVDDYPFGGFAGMVMKIEPIERCINALKAERAYNEVIFTTPDGEQFNQPMANTLSLAQNLIILCGHFKGIDYRIREHLITKEISIGDYVLTGGELAAAVMADAIIRIIPGVISDEQSALSDSFQDNLLAAPVYTRPADYKGWKVPDILLSGHEAKIKEWELQQSLERTRKLRPDLLEE, from the coding sequence ATGCGTATTGATATTATAACAGTTTTACCTCAAATGATTGAAGGTTTCTTCGATTGTTCTATTATGAAACGAGCTCAAGATAAAGGACTTGCAGAAATACACATTCACAATTTACGTGATTATACCGAAGATAAATATCGTCGTGTCGATGATTATCCTTTTGGAGGATTTGCCGGGATGGTGATGAAAATAGAACCTATCGAACGCTGCATCAATGCTTTAAAGGCAGAACGTGCCTATAATGAAGTTATCTTCACGACCCCTGACGGAGAGCAATTCAACCAACCGATGGCTAACACACTCTCTCTAGCACAGAATCTCATTATTCTTTGTGGACACTTCAAAGGCATCGATTATCGTATTCGCGAACATTTGATAACTAAAGAAATCAGCATCGGTGATTATGTATTAACAGGAGGAGAACTGGCGGCAGCAGTGATGGCAGATGCTATCATACGCATCATCCCCGGAGTCATTTCTGATGAACAATCTGCACTTTCCGATTCTTTTCAGGATAATTTGCTAGCAGCACCTGTATATACACGACCTGCTGATTATAAAGGCTGGAAAGTTCCCGATATTCTATTATCCGGGCATGAAGCAAAGATCAAAGAGTGGGAACTGCAACAATCCCTGGAACGCACCAGGAAACTTCGTCCTGACCTATTAGAGGAATAA